TCATCCCAGGTATAAGTTGCAACCAGGTGATCACAATTTACAGTACCACCGAACCACTCGAAAGAGTCGTCACCGGAACGATAAACCTGTACATAGCTGATAGTAGTACCACTACCAACACCACCCATAGTCAAACCATTGATTTCGTTATCAGGAGAGTAAGCAACACCAGCAAACTCGATACGTACATATTTCAGTACACCAGAGTTGTCAGCAGCATCAGTACCACCATAATAGATATAAGTTTTTTCATCACCACCGTTAGTCGCAGTCAGACCACCTTCTATCTTAGCTTCGCCACCAGTAGCGTTGATTGGAGCTTTACCCAGCAGGATAATACCACCCCAGTCACCATCCTGACGTGCACCAACTTCCTGTGCAGAGGTGAAGATGATTGGTTTTGCAGCAGTACCTGTTGCATTTATTTTACCACCACGGGTTACTACCAGCGTACCTTTAGAGGCTTTATCACCCACGATGATAGTACCAGGTTCGATAGTCAGGGTTGCACCGCTCATTACATATACAAACCCTTTCAGCATGTATTTTTTGTCAGCAGATAAAGTTTGATTTGCTTTGATGTCTCCGGAGAGAGTTACGTACGTAGAATCAGTCGTAGATGTAGTATTGTCATCATCTTTGCTACAGGAGGTCATTGCCCCAAAAGATGCCATTACCAGCAAGCCTATAAGATACCTTTTCATGGATTGTCTAATTGAGTTTAGGTTCAGAAAAATTTAAACTACTTTGATAAATGATATGTAAAAGTCAATGTGAATGATGTTCCAGGGCGATACTGCTGTAACAGGTAGTCTTCGCCGGAGTTGATGCTTCCTTTTTGATATGCAGGATTATCGAATTTGTTGTTACCATTCTGGTCATAGTAGAATTGATAACGGGCATTTAACAGGTCTTTGATGTTCAGACGGAATCCGCTACGCTTGCTCACATTCAGGTTAGCCTGGAAGTCCAGCAGGTTTCTTGGGCTTTCGTAGATGTTACCGAGTCTGCCGGAACCATCTGCGCCTCCACCTTCACCTACCAGGTACAGACGCTGACCAATTCTGTTATACAGCAGGTTAAAGCTGACCTTATCATTAGGCAATGCATAACCAAGGCTTGTATTTACTACATAGTTAGATTGACCGGATAATGGTCTGTCTTTCGCGGTAGAAGTTGTATTGTCAGATACTACAGATTTGATATAAGCAACGTTCGCATAGAAGGTTACATTATCCAGGAAGCTATGCGGTGCTATGAATCCCAGTTTCTTTCTCACTTCTACTTCCACACCTACATTGTATGCATTAGGATAGTTGTAAGGCGTTACATCATACTGGCTCAGACCTGAAGATGTTACCCTGCTTTCTATCGGATTGTTGAAGTATTTGTAGAATACAGATCCTGATACTACTTCACCCGCTGCAGGGAAGATTTCATAACGCAGATCCGCATTATCAATCTGACTGCGCTTCAGGTTGATATTACCATTGATGAGTGAAGACATCTCATAGTCGTAATATGCTAATGGCGCAATCTCACGCAGCTCTGGTCTTGCTACTGTTCTGTAATAAGAACCACGCAGGTTGGAACGCTCATTCAGTGCATAAGTAATGTTTGCTGAAGGCAATACATCCAACCAGTTATTGTCCAGGTTAATAGTTGCGTTATTGATTGGTGACTTCAACTTCATATTATATGACTCCACACGCACACCCCATACGATACGGATCTTATCAGAAAGACGGTTATCGAGTTGTGCATATCCTGCTGTTGTAAGTGTCGTCGCCCTGTATTCATCTGCTGTAGAGGTGATGTCATTCAGGTCATAGAAATCCTGATCGATCACATCATCACCAAACAGTGTGCTGATTGGACGTTGTGCAACTACATCGCCACCATCTTTAATAGGATCCAGTTTCATACCAATATAGCGGGCATGAAAATCTCTGGAACGATACTGTCCTAACACACCTGCTTTGAACAGGCTCTTGTTGTCAAGGAAGCGGAAAGGATGTGAATAGTTTGCACTGGCGATATAGATGTTTTCATCCAGATCAGAGAACAGCCGGCTGTTGGCTTTACCTACCGATCCGATATCAGCTACCATTACAGCAGATGCATCATCGATGGCACGGCCATAGGATACTTTACGCTGGTCAGGCTGGTTGTTGGTGACTTTGTTGTAAGACAATAACCAGTTCACTTTACTCTGCCCCTGTCCAACCTGATGATCACCTTCTACGGATGTTTTGAACAGTGATTTCTGAATCAGGTCAAATGCATAGTAGTTGATATACTTAGAGCTACCGATATTGTCACCTTCTCTATACAGGAAATTGTCATCAAAGATCTTGTTGTAAATGTTTCTCCATACCAGTTTGCTTTTGCCTGTAGTGTAACCTACGTTTGCAACAGCACCCAGGTTAGAAGAGTATTTATATACATTGTCAGTATAATCGAAGTTGTCATAATGCCTGATCATGTCTTTGGCCACTGTCTCATTGTGTGAATAAGTCACACCTGCAATCACACCCAGGCTACCATGTTTCTTAGTATCCCAATGATTTCCCCAGCTACCCTGCAGGTTGATGGCGGGTGCACCATTGCGTTCTCTTACACGATAATCATTGTTCAGCGACTTCTCTGCAGCACGAGTTTGTGCAGCACTCAGCTGGTTGTTTACAATTGCTGTAGTAGATGGAAAAGCTGATGGCAACTGACGTGCGCCATTATCAAAACCTAAGATATCAGTGCTTGATTTATAACCAGTTTTGAAAGGCTGGAAAGTAGAAACAGTATTGAATCCGGTACCAAGTGAAATATCGAAGAATTGTTGTTCAGGAATTTCTTTGGTTTGTACATTGATCACACCACCCGCAAAGTCACCAGGCAATTCAGGTGTAGCGGATTTGGTGATAACAATGTTGTCGATCATATTCGCAGGAATGATGTCGAAGGAGAAAGCCTTACGGTTAGGTTCTGTACTTGGCAGGTTGGCATTGTCTACCAGCGCTACATTGTAACGATCACTCAGACCTCGTACAATTACGAACTTATTATCCTGGATAGTAGTACCGCTTACACGCTTCAGTACTTCGCCAGTACTGCGGTCCGGCGATTTCTTAATTACATCGGCAGAGATACCGTCTGATACAGCGGCATTATTTTTCTGCTGAGTATATAATGCGTTGATTGTTTCCTGCTTGAAAGAGCCTTTGATCACTACTTCAGCCAGGTTTTTGGAAGTAGGTTCGTCCATGATCACGGGCAGACTGGTAGCATTACTACCTTTTACAACCACTTCAGTGACTGCCTTGGTCTGATACCCCATGTATTTGAATTCGAGTGTATAGGTACCTGGTGCAATGTTTAATGTATAGCTCCCTGATACATCAGTCACAGTACCCTGTGTGGTCCCCTGGATTAAAACGGTTACACCAATTAACGGCTCCCCGGTTTTCTGGTCAGTTACCTTTCCAGTAATTCTTCCATTATCGAATGCAAAAGATGGCAATATAGCGTACAAAAATAAGCATACACATAACAGTGCGGACTCTAAAACTTGCTTCACAGTAGAATTATTCGTTCGTGATAGATTGATAGTACAGCAAAAGTATAGGGGCTATATAACCGTAGTGTTAACGGAGCGTTACCAGAATGTTAACAGTTTTACGTAAGTTCGTTGTAGGTATAGGAATATAAGGTTTACATAGTGCAATATAATAATTAACAGGAGAAGGGCTGTGGTCCTTGTCTGCTATTATTATGAAGATTTATTAATCTTTCGAGCTGAATGTTATATTCGTTACCGTTAGCATAACCTGTCTTTGCAATATCATTGAGACCTTTGATCAGTTGGAACAGGTGCATGCTTTTGTTGGTAAACGGTTTGTTGTCTTTGTTACAGAGTTCGAGGGTAAAGTTGAATCTGTCTTCCAGTTCTTCTTCGAATTCACGAAGGCTCAGGGTTTCGTCGATGGGGTATTCAATGAGCATATTTTCCAGAAAGCCTGCTTCCTGCAAGGTATCGAAAGCATTAGCCGGGGAGTTCCGCATATATACTGCAATGTTACACGAGAGTAACCGTTGGAACTGCATCTGCAAAAGAGATACTGTCATTAAAGGATGTAACTTCAATACTTTCATTTCACGTTTGGATTATTATTTCCAGTCTTACTGAATTTGTTTGCAAACTTAGTTCGTGCGTATTAAGTGAATATTAAGGGGGTGTTATCTAATCATAAATATATGTTAAAGTATAACATATATAACCTTGCATTTACTCTTCAAACCAATCCGTTTCCACCTTTAGCGAAAACGGATTGGTTGGGGACAGGCCTGCGGCCCGCTGAAATAGCAGGAATCAGAAATACCAATATTATGAATTAGGGAAAGTCACTGCTTTCGACAAATCAATATCTCCCCATATCTGCTGATCTTCTTCCTCTTCCGGCAGTACTACTTTTGATTTCGTTACAGGGTATTGGTAGAGGGTCCATTCTTTATTTACATATTCAAGAGAAGTGAGGCTTTCCACCCAGTCGCCGGAGTTCAGGTACGTTACCGTCTTACCGTTATGTACCATTTCCTTAATGATTGGCTGGTGGATATGCCCACATGCTACTACATCAAAGCCTTTGTCTACAGCGATTTCAGCTACGATCTGTTCAAAGTCGGAGATGAATTTCACCGCCTGTTTCACCCCATGTTTCACTTTTTTGGAAAAACTCATCTTTTCCCTTCCCATGCTTTCCAGGATATTGTTCACCAGGCGGTTGAGAATAATGAGCAGATCATAGCCTTTGCCCCCCAGTTTTGCAAGCCACTTGGAGTTTTTCATGGTTATATCATATACGTCTCCATGAAAGAACCAGTGTTTTTTGCCGTCTACGTCCAGGATGAGTTTATTATCGATAGTGAGGTTACCCAAACCAAACCCGGCAAATTTGCGGAGGGCTTCGTCGTGGTTGCCGGTCAGATAATATACATCTGTCCCCTTTCCTGTCATTTTCAGGATTCTGCGGATCACCTTGGTATGCGCTTTTGGGAAGTAGCGTTTGCTGAACTGCCAGATGTCGATAATATCTCCATTGAGAATCAGTATCTTAGGATCAATGCTATCTAGGTATTGGACAAGCTCTTTTGCGTGACAGCCGTATATTCCGAGATGCACATCGGAAATAACGACTATATCAAGTGGGCGTTTATCGGACATTGTTTACGCTGGTGAACCGGAAAGCCGGATTCGTTGTTTCTAATGGTGATAAATAGTGTTCGCTCGCTGTAGGTGTATTTGCCCCTGCGCTGGGCCTTTTCCGGATAAAATCATCCTTGAAAACCAGGCTCGTACACTGCAGGTTTTTACAATACAAAGAAAAAATTGCTATATTACTTTTATATTAATACAGTGTTAAGGAATC
This Chitinophaga sancti DNA region includes the following protein-coding sequences:
- a CDS encoding TonB-dependent receptor encodes the protein MKQVLESALLCVCLFLYAILPSFAFDNGRITGKVTDQKTGEPLIGVTVLIQGTTQGTVTDVSGSYTLNIAPGTYTLEFKYMGYQTKAVTEVVVKGSNATSLPVIMDEPTSKNLAEVVIKGSFKQETINALYTQQKNNAAVSDGISADVIKKSPDRSTGEVLKRVSGTTIQDNKFVIVRGLSDRYNVALVDNANLPSTEPNRKAFSFDIIPANMIDNIVITKSATPELPGDFAGGVINVQTKEIPEQQFFDISLGTGFNTVSTFQPFKTGYKSSTDILGFDNGARQLPSAFPSTTAIVNNQLSAAQTRAAEKSLNNDYRVRERNGAPAINLQGSWGNHWDTKKHGSLGVIAGVTYSHNETVAKDMIRHYDNFDYTDNVYKYSSNLGAVANVGYTTGKSKLVWRNIYNKIFDDNFLYREGDNIGSSKYINYYAFDLIQKSLFKTSVEGDHQVGQGQSKVNWLLSYNKVTNNQPDQRKVSYGRAIDDASAVMVADIGSVGKANSRLFSDLDENIYIASANYSHPFRFLDNKSLFKAGVLGQYRSRDFHARYIGMKLDPIKDGGDVVAQRPISTLFGDDVIDQDFYDLNDITSTADEYRATTLTTAGYAQLDNRLSDKIRIVWGVRVESYNMKLKSPINNATINLDNNWLDVLPSANITYALNERSNLRGSYYRTVARPELREIAPLAYYDYEMSSLINGNINLKRSQIDNADLRYEIFPAAGEVVSGSVFYKYFNNPIESRVTSSGLSQYDVTPYNYPNAYNVGVEVEVRKKLGFIAPHSFLDNVTFYANVAYIKSVVSDNTTSTAKDRPLSGQSNYVVNTSLGYALPNDKVSFNLLYNRIGQRLYLVGEGGGADGSGRLGNIYESPRNLLDFQANLNVSKRSGFRLNIKDLLNARYQFYYDQNGNNKFDNPAYQKGSINSGEDYLLQQYRPGTSFTLTFTYHLSK
- a CDS encoding UDP-2,3-diacylglucosamine diphosphatase translates to MSDKRPLDIVVISDVHLGIYGCHAKELVQYLDSIDPKILILNGDIIDIWQFSKRYFPKAHTKVIRRILKMTGKGTDVYYLTGNHDEALRKFAGFGLGNLTIDNKLILDVDGKKHWFFHGDVYDITMKNSKWLAKLGGKGYDLLIILNRLVNNILESMGREKMSFSKKVKHGVKQAVKFISDFEQIVAEIAVDKGFDVVACGHIHQPIIKEMVHNGKTVTYLNSGDWVESLTSLEYVNKEWTLYQYPVTKSKVVLPEEEEDQQIWGDIDLSKAVTFPNS